A section of the Candidatus Hydrogenedentota bacterium genome encodes:
- a CDS encoding glycosyltransferase: MSSPKSERPIPVIIVGLDGISGVTAWSFRLRDAMKTHPRHRIVLVNARETGNKLGRFDHTAPSQADMRSLLRELAPAVVLPNFIWPVFDVCAGLIDEGVDLRCIGFCRADSETEYYNPLEWYEPLITQFAAVSPECAARLALRLPHRRHDIATMPTGIHVPVALDRNYSNAPLRLVYGGRIVQQQKRVLDFVPLVEQLLLRKCDFSFDIVGQGRQLGELKSAMAGLDHGGRVRFTGKVPPDAMDALWHRHDVFIQTSDFEGTSNSMLESMAHGVVPVVTRTDSGLAGIIDHGVNGFTVPVGDMCAMAEILCELAENRARLELLGRAARAATRPFAMDLYAKNFVRLLDVAMAAPPRTWPESRAAEVRPVIEGLDLPESATSPPSFASRVASRLLKDAPAHGGTVPSAFDGPDTIVLVAAADDSFAMPLAAMVKSVLCNLAPDRLVLLHVIDGGLGDALRSRLLSSWDSPRLRVHWLEPEFAALRHMKITGHVNLLTYSRLLIPDLLPARHRKAIYLDCDMIVLGDLGEIWDRDPGAHHLLAVQDMTAPWMCSETALANFEACRPYLSATEALTNYRELAIPPDTRYFNAGLLLLNLTQWRATEATRRIIAYLNDHSEHVRWWDQDGLNAILHANWGELDLPWNQIPHIFRYPSWRESPFGEAEYQAITEHPKVIHYSARSKPWHGDNTHPARDQFFHYLDQTAWAGWRPEAPLELARNGHFAMGNDHQPAHWSLFEGTRLESATESRRRGTSIKLHPDDGARSAGLEQRLAVSRDLAGARLSISLDARCGDRHALALNVHITTNGKRKTHSAEHPGHGAWATLRHEIDLPQGPAPSRIQCLIVLRPAATAPALIENFRACAFLAEPADGGVEWEVPRAVDLRRPVRRRWNPAQWMARAIRPRADNDTSTHRNPVFSVILSNYNGAEFLDEALRSVAQQNFEDFEFIVVDDASTDHSREIMERIARANPDRVRLHFKETNEGQAAGFNDGFQRSRGDIICFIDSDDCWFPDKLANLARLIEANPGCAIYQHNLFKMVEGEVTEEKFRDLVYTGDLLRYTKRTRHFPYFVPTTGLAFSREALERVMPIPHAFRVCADGFLTRTTLCHGPIASTNECWGAYRVHGGNNVFENPGHDSFAYTNGLLIPTLNAFYKANGIDLIFEVKPGKKSAVLTPRVRATNRSLIAKILDSSIRELLREVRRRLPFG, translated from the coding sequence ATGTCCAGTCCGAAATCCGAACGCCCCATCCCCGTGATCATTGTGGGGCTGGATGGTATCTCCGGGGTTACGGCCTGGTCGTTTCGCCTGCGCGACGCCATGAAGACGCACCCGCGCCACCGCATCGTCCTGGTTAACGCGCGCGAGACCGGCAACAAGCTGGGCCGCTTCGATCACACCGCACCCAGTCAGGCCGATATGCGGTCCCTCCTCCGCGAATTGGCCCCAGCCGTCGTGCTCCCCAACTTCATCTGGCCGGTCTTTGACGTTTGCGCGGGACTGATCGACGAGGGCGTCGACCTCCGCTGTATCGGCTTCTGTCGCGCGGATTCCGAGACTGAATACTACAATCCCCTCGAATGGTACGAGCCCCTCATCACACAATTCGCCGCCGTCAGCCCCGAGTGTGCCGCGCGGCTCGCCCTGCGCCTCCCACACCGCCGCCACGACATCGCCACCATGCCCACCGGCATCCACGTACCGGTTGCCCTTGATCGCAACTATTCCAACGCGCCCTTGCGCCTCGTCTACGGTGGGCGCATTGTTCAACAACAGAAGCGCGTCCTCGACTTTGTCCCCCTCGTAGAGCAGTTGCTGCTGAGGAAATGCGACTTCTCATTCGACATTGTGGGCCAGGGTCGTCAGCTCGGCGAACTGAAGAGCGCCATGGCCGGCCTGGATCATGGCGGACGCGTGCGCTTCACCGGCAAGGTGCCGCCCGACGCCATGGACGCCCTCTGGCATCGGCACGATGTATTCATTCAGACTTCCGACTTCGAAGGCACGAGCAACAGCATGCTCGAATCCATGGCCCACGGCGTCGTCCCCGTGGTAACGCGAACGGACAGCGGCCTCGCCGGCATTATCGATCACGGTGTCAATGGCTTCACCGTGCCGGTCGGCGACATGTGCGCCATGGCGGAAATCCTCTGCGAGCTCGCGGAAAACAGGGCGCGTCTGGAACTCCTGGGCCGGGCGGCCCGTGCCGCCACCCGGCCCTTTGCGATGGACCTCTATGCGAAAAATTTCGTTCGCCTGCTGGACGTCGCCATGGCGGCCCCCCCGCGCACCTGGCCGGAGTCCCGCGCCGCTGAAGTGCGCCCGGTCATCGAGGGACTCGACCTGCCCGAGTCCGCGACCTCCCCCCCCTCCTTCGCATCGCGCGTGGCCTCGCGCCTCCTGAAGGACGCCCCCGCACACGGGGGCACGGTCCCGAGCGCCTTCGACGGACCCGATACCATCGTGCTCGTCGCCGCGGCCGACGACAGCTTTGCCATGCCCCTGGCGGCCATGGTGAAATCGGTCCTGTGCAATCTGGCCCCGGATCGCCTGGTGCTCCTTCATGTGATCGACGGCGGACTCGGCGATGCGCTCCGATCCAGACTGCTCTCTTCGTGGGACAGCCCCCGACTCCGCGTCCATTGGCTCGAACCCGAGTTTGCGGCACTCAGGCACATGAAGATCACGGGGCACGTGAACCTCCTCACCTACAGCCGGCTGCTCATCCCCGATCTTCTGCCTGCCCGCCACCGGAAGGCCATCTACCTCGATTGCGACATGATCGTCCTGGGCGATCTGGGTGAGATCTGGGATCGGGACCCGGGCGCCCATCATTTGCTCGCCGTGCAGGACATGACCGCGCCCTGGATGTGCAGCGAGACGGCGCTGGCCAATTTCGAGGCCTGTCGCCCTTATCTCTCCGCGACCGAAGCGCTCACCAACTACCGCGAACTGGCCATTCCTCCGGACACCAGATATTTCAACGCCGGACTCCTCCTGCTGAACCTGACCCAATGGCGCGCCACCGAGGCCACCCGCAGGATCATCGCGTACCTCAACGATCACAGCGAACATGTGCGCTGGTGGGACCAGGATGGCCTCAATGCCATTCTCCACGCGAACTGGGGCGAACTCGATCTACCCTGGAACCAGATTCCCCACATCTTCCGCTATCCCTCATGGCGGGAAAGCCCCTTCGGCGAGGCGGAGTACCAGGCCATCACGGAACACCCCAAAGTCATCCATTACTCCGCCCGCTCCAAGCCCTGGCACGGAGACAACACCCATCCCGCTCGCGATCAGTTCTTCCACTATCTCGACCAGACCGCGTGGGCCGGATGGCGTCCGGAAGCCCCGCTCGAACTTGCGAGAAATGGCCACTTCGCCATGGGGAATGACCATCAGCCCGCGCACTGGAGCCTCTTCGAGGGCACCCGCCTGGAGAGCGCGACGGAATCGCGACGGCGCGGAACATCGATCAAGCTCCATCCCGATGATGGCGCACGGTCCGCGGGACTCGAGCAGCGCCTGGCCGTGTCGCGGGACCTCGCGGGCGCACGGCTCTCAATCAGTCTCGACGCCCGGTGCGGCGACCGCCACGCCCTGGCGCTCAATGTACACATCACCACGAACGGCAAACGAAAGACCCACAGCGCCGAGCACCCCGGACACGGAGCGTGGGCCACACTGCGCCACGAAATCGACCTCCCCCAGGGCCCGGCCCCTTCGCGCATTCAGTGCCTCATCGTGCTTCGGCCCGCCGCCACCGCCCCCGCCCTGATCGAAAACTTTCGGGCCTGCGCGTTCCTCGCGGAGCCCGCGGACGGCGGAGTGGAATGGGAAGTCCCCCGGGCCGTAGACTTGCGCAGGCCGGTCCGGCGTCGCTGGAATCCCGCGCAATGGATGGCCCGCGCAATCAGACCGCGTGCCGACAACGACACAAGCACACACAGGAACCCCGTGTTTTCCGTAATCCTTTCCAACTACAATGGCGCGGAATTTCTCGACGAGGCGCTGCGCTCCGTGGCGCAGCAGAACTTCGAGGATTTTGAATTCATTGTGGTGGACGATGCCTCCACGGATCATTCCCGCGAGATCATGGAGAGAATCGCCAGGGCCAACCCCGATCGCGTCAGACTGCACTTCAAGGAGACAAATGAGGGACAGGCCGCAGGTTTCAACGATGGCTTCCAACGATCACGCGGAGATATCATCTGCTTCATCGACAGCGACGATTGCTGGTTCCCGGACAAACTGGCCAATCTGGCGCGCCTGATCGAAGCCAATCCGGGGTGCGCCATCTATCAGCACAACCTCTTCAAAATGGTGGAGGGCGAGGTGACGGAAGAAAAGTTTCGTGACCTCGTGTACACCGGCGATCTTCTCCGATACACAAAGCGGACGCGCCACTTCCCCTATTTCGTGCCCACGACGGGCCTCGCTTTCTCGCGCGAGGCGCTGGAGCGGGTAATGCCCATTCCCCACGCCTTTCGCGTCTGCGCCGATGGCTTTCTCACCCGCACCACGCTGTGCCACGGCCCCATCGCTTCCACCAACGAGTGCTGGGGCGCCTATCGCGTCCACGGCGGCAACAATGTCTTCGAGAATCCCGGGCACGATTCTTTCGCGTACACCAACGGACTGCT
- a CDS encoding LysR family transcriptional regulator, producing the protein MARLNYNHLRYFWAVAHEGNLTRAAEHLYVSQSALSIQIQKLEAEIGHPLFERRGKQLILTEAGQIALDHADEIFAIGNELMSTLTERGESKRRVLRVGALATLSRNFQIQFLKPLTHRDDVEIVLRSGTFGALMLDLRAHLLDVVLSNHAPSRDAATTWVAHLLDEQPVSLIRHRARKLPKAPLARLLAEQPLLVPTVESGIRTGFDAMMDRLGIRPRIAAEVDDMAMLRLLVRENTGLAIVPRIVVEDELKTGLMKEVASIPDITDTFYAITLERRFPNPLLRLLISPRRK; encoded by the coding sequence ATGGCACGACTAAACTACAACCACCTGCGGTATTTCTGGGCCGTGGCGCACGAAGGAAACCTGACGCGCGCTGCGGAACACCTGTATGTTTCCCAGTCGGCGCTCTCGATTCAGATTCAGAAACTCGAGGCCGAAATCGGTCACCCCCTCTTCGAGCGCCGTGGGAAGCAGTTGATTCTGACCGAAGCGGGTCAGATTGCCCTGGATCATGCGGACGAGATTTTCGCCATCGGCAACGAGTTGATGAGCACGTTGACGGAGCGGGGAGAGTCAAAACGTCGTGTGCTTCGGGTTGGCGCCCTGGCTACCCTCTCCCGAAACTTTCAGATTCAGTTTCTGAAGCCCCTGACGCATCGCGACGACGTTGAAATCGTGCTTCGCTCCGGTACCTTTGGCGCCTTGATGCTGGATTTGCGGGCACACCTGCTCGACGTGGTGCTCTCCAATCACGCACCCTCTCGTGATGCCGCAACCACCTGGGTGGCGCACCTGCTCGACGAACAACCGGTCAGCCTCATACGACACCGGGCGCGCAAACTGCCCAAAGCGCCGCTGGCACGCCTCCTCGCGGAACAGCCGCTTCTCGTGCCCACCGTGGAGAGCGGCATTCGTACCGGCTTTGACGCGATGATGGATCGATTGGGTATTCGGCCCCGTATCGCGGCCGAAGTGGACGACATGGCCATGCTGCGCCTTCTGGTGCGCGAAAATACCGGATTGGCGATTGTCCCGCGCATCGTTGTGGAAGACGAACTCAAAACCGGACTGATGAAAGAAGTGGCCAGCATCCCCGACATTACCGACACCTTCTACGCAATAACCCTCGAACGGCGCTTCCCAAACCCCCTCCTGCGCCTGCTTATTTCCCCCCGCCGCAAGTAA
- a CDS encoding oxidoreductase has product MNTIVFLSLSGPLLLAAVAVLSRFEQGARPRYVLGASRFATLASFLLAIGSAVYVAVAGARSTEVFGVDPIAFSIRLDALSVTLYLLVAFVGAVAVQFSRNYLDGEKRQCEFLGHMCLTLCAVSLLVLSGSLFQMVLAWIGTSVALHRLLLFHSDRPRAVAAARKKFICARVADGFLIVAAVLLYLAFGTGDISQILHTSRPMSGAGAMPLSAQGAALLIVLAAAFKSAQFPFHGWLTEVMETPTPVSALLHAGIVNAGGFLVVRLSDVVVSSPIALHLLVLIGGLTALVGTVVMLTQTNIKSSLAWSTVSQMGFMLLQCGFGAFSAATLHIVAHSLYKAHAFLASGSAVDTGRIQGASPQLVRPSLAILVGVALGALGLFIGIGMIGGVSLTEKPAVVALGAILLMGLSQFLVRGVSSGHGGGMLVRVFLMTSGLAVLYFGLQQGAAWIAGDLFPPAVVPDALGIAAMVLLVVLFGVISLAQLYGWAWAMRWPGIYVYVSNGFYANAMFDRTIGCLETTARQQH; this is encoded by the coding sequence ATGAATACAATCGTTTTCTTGAGCTTAAGCGGACCGCTCCTGCTGGCGGCGGTTGCCGTCCTGTCCCGATTCGAACAGGGCGCCCGGCCCCGCTACGTCCTGGGAGCCAGCAGGTTCGCCACGCTGGCCTCTTTTCTTCTCGCGATCGGGAGCGCGGTGTACGTTGCCGTCGCCGGCGCACGGTCGACGGAGGTATTCGGCGTTGATCCGATCGCATTCTCGATACGCCTCGACGCGCTCAGCGTGACGCTGTATCTTCTCGTGGCTTTTGTGGGCGCCGTGGCCGTTCAGTTCAGCCGAAACTACCTGGATGGGGAAAAACGGCAGTGTGAGTTCCTGGGCCACATGTGCCTCACGCTTTGCGCGGTCAGTCTGCTGGTCCTGTCCGGAAGTCTCTTCCAGATGGTGCTGGCGTGGATAGGCACCAGTGTGGCGTTGCACCGTCTGCTCCTGTTCCATTCCGATCGGCCCAGGGCCGTGGCCGCGGCACGGAAGAAGTTCATCTGCGCGCGGGTGGCCGACGGCTTCCTGATTGTGGCGGCTGTTCTACTTTATCTGGCCTTCGGCACGGGTGATATTTCGCAGATATTGCATACCTCCAGACCGATGTCGGGTGCTGGCGCGATGCCGTTGTCGGCTCAGGGCGCTGCCCTCCTGATTGTACTGGCCGCCGCGTTCAAATCAGCCCAGTTTCCCTTTCACGGCTGGCTGACTGAAGTTATGGAGACGCCGACGCCCGTTTCGGCCCTGCTCCACGCCGGCATCGTCAATGCCGGGGGATTTCTCGTGGTTCGACTCTCGGATGTGGTTGTATCGAGCCCGATCGCCCTGCACCTTCTTGTGCTGATCGGCGGGCTGACGGCGCTGGTGGGCACCGTGGTCATGCTGACCCAGACCAATATCAAGTCCTCGCTGGCGTGGTCCACGGTGTCGCAGATGGGTTTCATGTTGCTCCAGTGCGGTTTTGGCGCTTTTTCCGCAGCGACCCTGCATATCGTGGCTCACTCGCTCTATAAGGCCCACGCCTTTCTGGCGTCGGGCAGTGCCGTGGACACCGGGCGCATACAGGGTGCCTCTCCCCAGTTGGTTCGTCCCTCGTTGGCGATTCTCGTGGGCGTTGCCCTTGGCGCGCTTGGGCTCTTCATCGGCATCGGAATGATTGGGGGGGTGTCGCTGACTGAAAAGCCCGCGGTGGTTGCGCTGGGCGCCATTCTCTTGATGGGGCTTTCTCAGTTCCTGGTTCGCGGAGTGTCTTCCGGACATGGGGGGGGGATGCTGGTGCGCGTTTTTCTGATGACCTCCGGCCTGGCCGTGCTCTATTTCGGGCTCCAGCAGGGGGCGGCCTGGATCGCGGGCGATCTGTTCCCGCCTGCGGTGGTCCCCGACGCCCTCGGCATCGCGGCGATGGTGCTTTTGGTTGTGCTGTTTGGCGTCATCAGCCTGGCCCAGCTTTATGGTTGGGCGTGGGCGATGCGCTGGCCGGGGATCTACGTGTATGTGTCCAACGGGTTCTATGCGAACGCCATGTTTGATCGGACCATTGGATGTTTGGAAACGACCGCGCGGCAACAGCACTAA
- a CDS encoding DUF2309 domain-containing protein encodes MDMAESKPSTSTSKIAEAVRKAAGSIAPCWPLKEFVAVNPFVGMADHDFCDAACRMARVAGAHLFMPRSFYAEALATGRIQTQDLEAALEDLPKVAAVVGGLRALEESVLPGARSHGPTVLPTVADVARGFTGVDWPELVNERLSRWAASYFDGGQASWGSPWQNLSPYSAWRAEALLDRSPAIAGLSGYREVIASLPESADALVYQAVECLSIPEPGLELYFHRLLMVQGGWSAHARYRDWQSNLRGEGEYVVAELLAVRLAWEVILLRCVDDTRIAQAWTLANERLAAPDPGRNMPFAVEALLQHAYERAWQRELIRSFTPRALPEAEARPVVQAAFCIDVRSEIYRRALESSMKGAQTIGFAGFFGIAMSYLPVAHETPRPQCPALLAPRYVIVEDVKNASHAEEVARARRVWYAVSAAWKSFRSGAVASFAYVETLGILFGLKLITDSLGITRPVPNPSIAGLPHKKSGELVPRIEAALRNDHKVGLTLDERVTIGGGALRAMSLTRNFARIVLLAGHGSTSVNNPHAAGLNCGACGGHAGDVNARVVAAILNDPEVRARLAATGIAIPEDTIFVAANHDTTTENVTLFDVETVPLSHRDELRSLLENLAQASTLARQERAAKFNPGSPQAHESSFVARSRDWSHVRPEWGLAGCASFIAAPRHRSRHLKLDGRAFLHDYDWRQDEDFGVLELVMTAPLVVANWISLQYYGSTVDNRVFGSGDKTLHNVVGSLGVFEGNGGDLRVGLPWQSLHDGERLVHEPMRLTALFEAPVEAMNSVISKNEGLRALLDHGWMSLYALDAQGVVSKRYCGKGEWAEVVAEGRSGVEAA; translated from the coding sequence ATGGATATGGCTGAATCAAAACCGTCAACATCGACTTCCAAAATTGCGGAAGCGGTGCGCAAGGCTGCGGGCTCCATCGCGCCGTGCTGGCCCCTGAAAGAGTTCGTGGCGGTAAATCCTTTTGTCGGAATGGCTGATCACGACTTTTGCGACGCCGCCTGCCGGATGGCGCGCGTGGCGGGAGCCCATTTGTTCATGCCCCGATCCTTTTATGCCGAGGCCCTCGCCACGGGCAGAATTCAGACCCAGGATTTGGAAGCTGCGCTTGAGGATCTACCGAAAGTCGCCGCCGTCGTCGGGGGGCTTCGCGCGCTGGAAGAATCCGTGCTGCCCGGCGCCCGGTCGCATGGGCCGACCGTGCTTCCCACCGTGGCGGACGTGGCGCGGGGATTTACCGGTGTGGATTGGCCCGAGCTGGTGAATGAACGCCTGTCCAGGTGGGCGGCGTCCTATTTTGATGGTGGTCAGGCCTCGTGGGGATCGCCCTGGCAAAACCTCAGTCCCTATTCGGCCTGGAGGGCGGAGGCCCTGCTCGACCGGAGCCCCGCCATTGCGGGCCTCTCCGGTTACCGGGAGGTGATCGCGTCGCTGCCGGAATCGGCCGATGCGCTGGTGTACCAGGCGGTGGAATGTCTGTCCATTCCCGAGCCCGGACTGGAACTCTATTTTCATCGCCTCCTGATGGTTCAAGGCGGTTGGTCCGCCCATGCACGGTACCGGGACTGGCAATCCAACCTGCGGGGCGAAGGGGAATACGTTGTGGCGGAATTGCTCGCGGTGCGGCTCGCCTGGGAAGTCATTCTGCTGCGCTGCGTGGACGACACGAGGATTGCCCAGGCCTGGACACTGGCGAACGAGCGCCTGGCGGCACCCGATCCTGGCCGCAACATGCCCTTCGCGGTCGAGGCTCTCCTGCAGCACGCCTATGAGCGCGCGTGGCAACGCGAACTGATCCGGTCCTTCACGCCCCGGGCCCTGCCGGAGGCCGAGGCGAGGCCCGTGGTGCAGGCGGCCTTCTGCATCGATGTGCGGTCCGAAATCTACCGGCGTGCGTTGGAGTCTTCCATGAAGGGCGCCCAGACCATAGGCTTTGCCGGATTCTTCGGCATTGCGATGTCCTACCTGCCGGTTGCGCACGAGACGCCCCGGCCCCAGTGCCCGGCCCTGCTCGCGCCCCGCTATGTGATTGTGGAGGACGTAAAGAATGCTTCCCATGCGGAAGAGGTCGCACGGGCCCGGCGTGTATGGTACGCGGTCTCCGCGGCATGGAAGTCCTTCCGGTCCGGAGCCGTTGCTTCCTTTGCGTATGTTGAGACGCTCGGCATCTTGTTCGGCCTCAAACTCATTACGGACTCCCTTGGCATTACGCGGCCCGTGCCAAACCCTTCCATCGCGGGCCTGCCGCATAAAAAGTCCGGTGAACTGGTGCCGAGGATCGAAGCGGCACTGCGGAACGATCATAAAGTTGGGCTGACGCTGGACGAGCGGGTAACGATCGGGGGCGGCGCGCTGAGGGCCATGTCCCTCACTCGGAACTTTGCGCGTATCGTCCTGCTCGCCGGCCATGGCTCCACGTCGGTGAACAATCCCCATGCCGCAGGGCTCAACTGTGGCGCGTGTGGCGGTCATGCCGGCGATGTGAACGCCCGCGTTGTCGCCGCAATTCTCAACGACCCCGAGGTACGGGCGAGGCTGGCCGCGACCGGCATCGCGATTCCTGAGGACACGATATTTGTGGCCGCCAACCACGACACGACCACCGAAAACGTGACGCTTTTCGATGTGGAAACGGTGCCCCTGTCCCATCGGGATGAACTGCGCTCCCTGTTGGAGAATCTCGCCCAGGCATCCACCCTGGCCCGTCAGGAGCGGGCTGCGAAATTCAATCCGGGCAGCCCGCAGGCACACGAGTCGAGTTTTGTTGCCCGCAGTCGTGACTGGAGCCATGTGCGGCCCGAGTGGGGCCTGGCGGGTTGCGCTTCCTTCATAGCGGCGCCGCGTCACCGGTCCAGGCATTTGAAGCTCGATGGCCGCGCCTTCCTGCATGACTACGACTGGCGCCAGGATGAGGACTTCGGCGTGCTCGAGCTCGTCATGACGGCCCCCCTGGTCGTCGCCAATTGGATTAGTCTGCAGTACTACGGCTCCACCGTGGACAATCGGGTCTTCGGCAGTGGGGACAAAACCCTGCACAACGTGGTCGGCTCCCTCGGCGTCTTCGAGGGCAACGGAGGAGACCTTCGCGTGGGGCTGCCCTGGCAGAGTCTCCATGACGGAGAGCGGCTCGTTCACGAACCGATGCGATTGACCGCGCTTTTCGAGGCGCCTGTCGAGGCCATGAATTCGGTCATCAGCAAGAACGAAGGTCTTCGGGCGCTTCTCGACCATGGCTGGATGAGTCTCTACGCACTCGATGCGCAAGGCGTTGTGTCGAAGCGGTACTGCGGGAAAGGGGAATGGGCTGAGGTAGTCGCCGAGGGACGCTCTGGCGTTGAGGCGGCGTAG
- a CDS encoding ATP-grasp domain-containing protein: protein MGRVFEKERLGILGGGQLARMIAEAALREGLQPVVLAESRDVPAAIERALWVPGRLSDKQAILTLARQVDVLTIENEFVDVEVLRAVLAEHPAVRLLPDLDSIAMAQDKLAQKRIFAHLGLATPDFEAVATEHIHEELPRLWRRFPAGFVLKFSRFGYDGRGNLVVKPDSVPRDCEIAHFCRNAERAGSAIYAERHVEFSAELAIVAARAADGSMRCFPLVESRQERGICREVLGPTLRLGTAPEIARQASEAIERVADYLGFCGTLAIEFFLTEDGQLLINEMAPRVHNSGHYTLYGGETSQFDLHVQAVMGHGLATPEIDTFVAMRNILGPKGMISGLPCPPPTLPLPADIELHWYGKRTVSAGRKMGHLTGRATSVESLQRTLEQMERYEAQLWAAFSGIQHAG from the coding sequence ATGGGACGTGTATTCGAAAAAGAACGTCTGGGAATTCTTGGCGGCGGCCAGTTGGCCCGCATGATCGCGGAAGCAGCCTTGCGCGAAGGGCTTCAGCCCGTCGTACTCGCGGAGTCGCGCGATGTGCCCGCCGCGATAGAAAGGGCGCTGTGGGTGCCGGGCAGGTTGAGCGACAAGCAGGCGATTCTGACGCTTGCGCGACAGGTTGACGTACTGACGATAGAGAACGAATTTGTCGATGTGGAGGTCTTGCGCGCCGTGCTGGCGGAACACCCAGCGGTCCGTCTGTTGCCCGATCTGGACAGCATCGCGATGGCCCAGGACAAGCTGGCACAGAAGCGGATCTTCGCCCATCTTGGCCTGGCCACGCCCGATTTTGAAGCGGTCGCCACAGAACATATTCACGAGGAGCTGCCGCGCTTGTGGCGACGCTTTCCAGCGGGCTTCGTGCTGAAGTTCTCCCGTTTCGGCTACGATGGCCGCGGTAATCTCGTCGTGAAACCCGATTCCGTGCCGCGCGATTGCGAGATCGCACACTTCTGCCGAAACGCGGAGCGCGCCGGGTCGGCGATCTATGCCGAGCGGCACGTGGAATTCAGCGCAGAGCTGGCGATTGTCGCCGCGCGCGCGGCGGACGGAAGCATGCGTTGCTTTCCGCTCGTAGAAAGCAGACAGGAGCGCGGAATATGCCGGGAAGTGCTCGGGCCCACGCTGCGTCTGGGCACCGCACCTGAAATTGCCCGGCAAGCGTCCGAGGCCATCGAACGCGTCGCGGATTACCTGGGCTTTTGCGGCACCCTTGCCATCGAATTCTTCCTTACGGAGGACGGCCAGCTTCTGATCAACGAAATGGCGCCACGGGTGCATAATTCCGGTCACTACACGTTGTACGGCGGCGAGACGAGCCAGTTTGACCTGCATGTACAGGCCGTCATGGGGCATGGGCTCGCAACACCGGAAATCGATACGTTTGTGGCCATGCGGAACATCCTCGGTCCAAAAGGCATGATTTCCGGACTTCCCTGTCCACCCCCAACCCTGCCGCTGCCCGCCGACATCGAATTGCACTGGTACGGCAAGCGAACCGTATCGGCGGGTCGCAAAATGGGCCACCTTACGGGGCGCGCGACTTCGGTGGAATCACTTCAGCGGACGCTGGAGCAGATGGAACGGTATGAAGCCCAACTGTGGGCGGCCTTCTCAGGCATACAACACGCCGGTTAG
- the cysD gene encoding sulfate adenylyltransferase subunit CysD gives MVLHDLSHIEQLEAEAIFVIREVAAIHERPALLFSGGKDSIVLVRLAQKAFYPARLPFPLVHIDTGHNFSETIRFRDALVRELGARLIVGRVQDTIDAGRVREESGPRASRNLLQTATLLETIERHRFDALFGGARRDEEKARAKERFLSHRDEFGQWDPRNQRPELWNLFNGRKQQREHFRVFPLSNWTEMDVWQYIAAEELSIPEIYFAHKRPVFFRDGLWMADSPHVLRTAHERVEERTIRFRTVGDITCTGAVESTASTLADIVLEVAAARVTERGGRADDRRSETAMEDRKKVGYF, from the coding sequence ATGGTTCTCCATGATCTATCCCATATTGAGCAACTGGAAGCCGAGGCCATTTTCGTGATCCGTGAAGTGGCCGCCATCCACGAGCGACCGGCCCTGCTTTTTTCCGGCGGCAAGGACTCCATCGTCCTGGTGCGTCTCGCCCAGAAGGCCTTCTACCCGGCGCGCCTGCCCTTCCCCCTGGTGCACATCGATACGGGCCATAATTTCAGCGAGACGATCCGCTTTCGCGACGCGCTCGTACGGGAACTTGGGGCACGCCTTATCGTGGGGCGCGTCCAGGACACGATCGATGCGGGTCGCGTCCGGGAGGAGTCGGGCCCGCGGGCCAGCAGGAATCTGCTCCAGACCGCGACGCTGCTGGAAACGATTGAGCGACATCGCTTCGATGCCTTGTTTGGCGGCGCCCGCCGGGATGAGGAGAAAGCCCGGGCAAAGGAGCGCTTTCTGAGCCACCGCGATGAGTTCGGACAATGGGACCCGAGGAACCAGCGCCCGGAACTCTGGAATCTGTTCAACGGTAGAAAACAGCAACGGGAGCACTTTCGCGTGTTTCCCCTGAGCAACTGGACCGAAATGGACGTATGGCAGTATATCGCCGCCGAGGAGCTGTCCATTCCGGAAATCTACTTTGCGCACAAGCGCCCTGTTTTCTTTCGTGATGGCCTCTGGATGGCCGATTCCCCGCACGTGTTGCGCACGGCCCACGAGCGGGTGGAAGAACGAACCATACGCTTCCGAACCGTGGGCGACATTACGTGTACCGGCGCCGTGGAATCGACGGCCAGCACGCTGGCGGACATCGTTCTGGAGGTTGCCGCGGCCCGCGTTACCGAACGGGGCGGCAGGGCGGACGATCGGCGCTCGGAGACGGCCATGGAAGACAGAAAAAAAGTGGGTTACTTCTAA